Proteins from one Lachnospiraceae bacterium KGMB03038 genomic window:
- a CDS encoding glycogen/starch/alpha-glucan phosphorylase, with the protein MVREELEKLVQERFHKSICEAKDQELYLALLSYTKEQLRKLPEITGNRKLYYISAEFLIGKLLSNNLINLGIYEEVSQILEENGKTLAAIEEIEPEPSLGNGGLGRLAACFLDSIATLGLNGDGIGLNYHMGLFKQVFEDHKQKETPNPWLEPESWLTDTGVGFQVPFKDFTLTSKLYDIDVAGYENGKNKLHLFDVEGVDESIVGDGISFDKYNIGKNLTLFLYPDDSDEAGNLLRIYQQYFMVSNGAQFILKECEEKGYDLRKLHEHVVIQINDTHPSMVIPELIRLLVQKNIDFNEAVEIVQKTCAYTNHTILAEALEKWPLHYLERVVPQLVPIIRELDLRIKGRYQDERVAIIDQEGRVHMAHMDIHYGCSVNGVAELHTEILKNSELKPFYDIYPEKFNNKTNGITFRRWLLYCNRELVAWLDHYVEGDFRKDALALEGLLAHKEDQEALQSLLEVKHQKKAELAEYLKKTQGVELNPDSIFDIQVKRLHEYKRQQMNVLSVIAKYLEIKSGKKPARPITMIFGAKAAPAYEIAKDIIHLILCLQELIDNDPEVSPYLKVVMVENYNVTLAEHLIPACDISEQISLASKEASGTGNMKFMLNGAVTLGTEDGANVEIHQLVGDENIYIFGASSEEVIRHYANGDYRAADYYINDEQIREWINFIISPEMMRIGDPYHLLKIHAELIQKDWFMTLLDVKDYIKAKEQAYAGYEDRTAWAKKMLVNIAKAGYFSSDRTIAEYNRDIWKL; encoded by the coding sequence ATGGTAAGAGAAGAGTTAGAAAAACTGGTGCAGGAGCGATTTCACAAGAGTATCTGTGAAGCAAAAGATCAGGAGCTGTATCTGGCCCTTTTGTCTTATACAAAAGAGCAGCTGCGGAAGCTCCCGGAGATTACGGGAAACCGGAAACTTTACTATATTTCCGCGGAATTTCTGATCGGGAAACTGCTGTCCAATAACCTGATCAATCTGGGGATCTACGAGGAAGTATCGCAGATTCTAGAGGAAAATGGGAAAACCTTGGCGGCCATTGAAGAGATTGAACCAGAGCCGTCTCTCGGAAATGGAGGTCTGGGACGGCTGGCGGCCTGCTTTTTAGACTCCATTGCTACTTTAGGGCTGAATGGGGATGGAATCGGGCTGAATTACCATATGGGACTTTTTAAACAGGTATTTGAGGATCACAAACAGAAGGAAACGCCGAATCCATGGCTGGAGCCGGAAAGCTGGCTGACGGATACGGGTGTAGGCTTCCAAGTGCCATTTAAGGATTTTACCCTGACTTCCAAACTCTATGACATTGATGTGGCAGGATACGAAAATGGGAAAAACAAACTCCATCTGTTTGATGTGGAGGGAGTAGACGAGAGCATTGTAGGAGATGGGATCTCTTTTGATAAATACAATATCGGCAAGAACCTGACCCTCTTTTTGTATCCGGATGACAGTGATGAAGCGGGAAATCTGCTGAGGATCTATCAGCAGTATTTCATGGTGTCCAATGGAGCGCAGTTCATTTTGAAAGAGTGTGAGGAAAAGGGATATGATCTGAGAAAACTCCATGAACATGTGGTGATCCAGATCAATGATACGCACCCATCGATGGTGATTCCGGAGCTGATCCGTCTGTTGGTGCAGAAGAACATTGATTTTAACGAGGCGGTAGAGATCGTCCAGAAGACCTGCGCCTACACCAATCACACGATATTGGCGGAAGCGCTGGAGAAATGGCCTCTTCACTATCTGGAAAGAGTAGTGCCGCAGCTGGTTCCTATCATCCGGGAACTGGATCTTCGGATCAAGGGCAGATATCAGGACGAACGAGTGGCTATCATCGACCAGGAAGGCCGGGTTCACATGGCCCACATGGATATCCATTACGGGTGCAGTGTCAACGGAGTGGCGGAGCTGCATACAGAAATCTTGAAAAACTCTGAGCTGAAGCCATTTTATGACATTTACCCGGAGAAATTCAACAATAAGACAAACGGAATCACATTCCGCCGGTGGCTGCTGTACTGCAACCGGGAGCTGGTAGCATGGCTGGACCACTATGTGGAAGGCGATTTCCGAAAAGACGCTCTTGCGCTGGAAGGGCTGCTTGCCCATAAGGAAGACCAGGAAGCGCTTCAGTCTCTGCTGGAAGTAAAACATCAGAAAAAAGCAGAGCTGGCAGAATATTTGAAAAAGACACAGGGAGTCGAATTGAATCCGGATTCTATCTTCGACATTCAAGTAAAGCGGCTTCATGAGTACAAGCGGCAGCAGATGAATGTGCTGTCAGTGATCGCCAAATATCTGGAGATCAAGAGCGGGAAGAAGCCGGCCAGGCCGATTACCATGATCTTTGGGGCCAAGGCGGCGCCTGCGTATGAGATCGCCAAAGATATCATTCATTTGATCCTGTGTCTGCAGGAACTGATCGACAACGATCCGGAAGTATCTCCGTATCTGAAGGTGGTCATGGTAGAAAACTATAACGTGACTTTGGCGGAACATCTGATTCCGGCCTGCGATATTTCCGAGCAGATATCACTGGCCTCAAAAGAAGCCTCCGGAACCGGTAATATGAAATTCATGCTGAACGGAGCGGTAACATTGGGAACAGAAGACGGAGCCAATGTAGAGATCCATCAGTTGGTAGGAGATGAGAACATTTATATCTTCGGAGCTTCCAGCGAGGAGGTCATCCGACATTACGCCAATGGCGATTACCGGGCGGCAGATTATTATATCAATGACGAACAGATCCGGGAGTGGATCAACTTCATCATCAGCCCGGAAATGATGCGGATCGGAGATCCATACCATCTGTTGAAGATCCATGCGGAGCTGATCCAGAAAGACTGGTTCATGACACTGCTGGATGTGAAAGACTATATCAAGGCAAAAGAACAGGCATATGCGGGATATGAAGACCGTACAGCCTGGGCAAAGAAAATGCTGGTGAATATCGCGAAAGCGGGATATTTCTCATCCGACAGGACGATTGCGGAATATAACAGGGATATCTGGAAGCTGTAA
- the yajC gene encoding preprotein translocase subunit YajC, which yields MFALASQSGGGSWGLLIIIYIVIFGGFWFIFIRPQKKEQKRVQAMIAEMEVGDTVLTTSGFYGVIIDINDDDVIVEFGSNRNCRIPMQKAAIAQIEKATSTE from the coding sequence ATGTTTGCATTAGCATCACAGAGCGGCGGTGGAAGCTGGGGCCTGCTGATCATTATATATATAGTGATCTTTGGTGGTTTCTGGTTCATCTTTATCCGTCCGCAGAAAAAGGAACAGAAAAGAGTTCAGGCAATGATCGCGGAGATGGAAGTTGGGGATACTGTCCTTACTACCAGTGGATTTTACGGCGTGATCATTGATATTAATGATGATGATGTCATCGTGGAATTTGGAAGCAACCGAAATTGCCGGATTCCGATGCAGAAGGCAGCGATCGCGCAGATCGAGAAAGCTACTTCAACCGAATAA
- the tgt gene encoding tRNA guanosine(34) transglycosylase Tgt, translating to MYELIKRDGLAKRGRLHTVHGVVETPVFMNVGTAAAIKGAVSTEDLEEIGTQVELSNTYHLHVRPGDQVVKKLGGLHKFMVWDKPILTDSGGFQVFSLAGLRKIQEEGVYFNSHIDGRRIFMGPEESMQIQSNLASTIAMAFDECPSSVADRDYIERSVARTARWLRRCKKEMERLNSLPDTINPRQLLFGINQGGICEDIRIRHAQEIAELDLDGYAVGGLAVGESHEDMYRILEAVVPHLPVNKPTYLMGVGTPANILEAVDRGVDFFDCVYPSRNGRHGHVYTNQGKLNLFNAKYELDARPIEEGCQCPVCRRYSRAYIRHLLKAKEMLGMRLCVLHNLYFYNTMMKEIRGAIEAGNYQEYKKKKLSGMTAGNE from the coding sequence ATGTATGAATTGATAAAGCGTGACGGCCTTGCTAAACGAGGAAGGCTTCACACTGTACATGGGGTCGTTGAGACCCCTGTATTTATGAATGTAGGAACAGCGGCGGCGATCAAGGGAGCGGTTTCTACTGAAGATCTGGAAGAGATCGGAACCCAGGTAGAGCTTTCTAATACATACCATCTCCATGTGCGCCCCGGGGACCAGGTGGTGAAAAAGCTTGGGGGACTTCACAAGTTTATGGTATGGGATAAGCCAATCCTGACGGATTCAGGCGGGTTCCAGGTGTTCTCCTTGGCGGGCCTGCGCAAGATCCAGGAAGAAGGCGTTTATTTCAATTCCCATATTGATGGACGAAGGATATTCATGGGGCCGGAAGAGAGTATGCAGATCCAGTCCAACCTTGCCTCCACCATAGCCATGGCTTTTGATGAATGTCCATCCAGTGTGGCGGACCGGGATTATATTGAGCGGTCTGTGGCAAGGACCGCCCGGTGGCTGAGGCGCTGCAAAAAGGAGATGGAACGGCTGAACAGTCTGCCGGACACCATCAATCCGCGTCAGCTTCTGTTTGGGATCAACCAAGGCGGGATCTGTGAAGATATCCGTATCCGTCATGCTCAGGAGATTGCGGAGCTGGATCTTGACGGTTATGCGGTGGGCGGCCTGGCGGTAGGCGAGTCCCATGAGGATATGTACCGGATCCTGGAGGCGGTAGTCCCTCATCTGCCGGTAAATAAGCCTACTTATCTGATGGGAGTGGGTACGCCTGCCAATATTTTGGAAGCGGTGGACCGGGGCGTGGACTTCTTTGACTGTGTCTACCCAAGCAGAAACGGCCGGCATGGCCATGTCTATACCAACCAAGGAAAATTAAATCTATTTAACGCAAAATACGAGCTGGATGCGCGCCCCATTGAGGAAGGGTGCCAGTGTCCGGTGTGCCGCAGATATTCCAGAGCTTATATCCGGCATCTGCTGAAAGCAAAAGAAATGCTGGGGATGCGGCTTTGTGTGCTTCACAATCTGTATTTCTACAATACTATGATGAAGGAAATCCGAGGGGCCATTGAAGCTGGGAATTATCAGGAATACAAGAAGAAAAAGCTCAGTGGAATGACGGCGGGAAATGAATAA
- a CDS encoding L,D-transpeptidase family protein has protein sequence MGNTDKNADEIIEETMKEIYDDLDRDKVFEKKEEEDIPVSEEEDLDDKDLQEKDLDEEEFLDEEDEDEGFDSEEFLDEEDLDGEEDLEEDFLDEEDLEKEEDFQEEAEEALEEELDKDSAEDQTDILNPEEESEEEEETDAEKAYRKHKFRKKLAIIIGSIIGVIAVVYIGFAVYFNSHFMFFTTINGTDVSLKSVSQVEDYMRQQVEDYTLTLEESDGGTEEIAGKNISLEYVPGKQLAQLVKDQDNFLWLTTLWDHPELDAEVGVKYDETALAEQIAALACMNPENQVASVNAHPEFKETQFEIVPEVVGTQINEEVFNEKVRSYIEGFQHTLNLTEEECYIKPSYVSDSEEVIAANNAMNSYLKAEITYDFNPNTEVVNAAVISQWVTVNDKMEVTFNTDAVKQYIQSLADKYDTKGKSRQFTTATGNTVTVEGGSYGWKIDQDAEYNALVANIQNGEVVTREPEYSSRAASHGSIDIGTTYAEVDLTNQHAYFIKDGQVVLDSPVVTGNPNKGNGTPQGTYSLSYKTKNAVLRGDRLPDGSYTYESPVKYWMPFNGGIGFHDASWQSSFGGERYKTNGSHGCINMPTDQAAKMYDLISDGTPVVCHY, from the coding sequence ATGGGAAATACTGATAAAAATGCAGATGAGATCATTGAAGAAACAATGAAAGAGATCTATGATGATCTGGATAGAGATAAAGTCTTTGAAAAGAAAGAAGAGGAAGATATCCCTGTGTCTGAGGAAGAGGATTTAGACGACAAGGATCTCCAGGAAAAAGATTTAGATGAAGAAGAATTCTTAGACGAAGAGGATGAAGATGAGGGTTTCGACAGCGAAGAATTTTTAGATGAAGAAGACCTAGATGGCGAAGAAGATTTAGAGGAAGATTTCCTGGATGAAGAGGACTTAGAAAAGGAAGAGGATTTTCAGGAAGAGGCAGAAGAGGCATTAGAAGAGGAATTGGACAAAGATAGCGCGGAAGACCAGACGGATATTCTGAATCCGGAAGAGGAGAGCGAGGAGGAAGAAGAGACGGATGCGGAAAAGGCCTATCGGAAGCATAAATTTAGAAAGAAACTGGCGATCATCATCGGCAGTATCATTGGTGTGATCGCTGTAGTCTATATTGGATTTGCGGTTTACTTTAATAGTCATTTCATGTTCTTTACTACGATCAATGGAACAGACGTGTCTTTAAAGAGTGTCAGCCAGGTTGAAGATTATATGCGCCAGCAGGTAGAAGATTACACACTGACGCTGGAAGAATCTGACGGCGGAACGGAAGAGATCGCAGGCAAAAATATTTCTCTGGAGTATGTGCCTGGCAAGCAGTTGGCTCAGCTTGTGAAGGATCAGGATAATTTCCTGTGGCTGACGACATTGTGGGACCACCCGGAGCTGGATGCGGAAGTAGGAGTCAAATATGACGAGACTGCGCTGGCGGAGCAGATCGCGGCTCTGGCATGCATGAATCCTGAGAATCAGGTGGCGTCCGTAAACGCGCACCCGGAATTTAAGGAAACCCAATTTGAGATCGTGCCGGAAGTTGTGGGGACGCAGATCAATGAAGAAGTGTTCAATGAGAAAGTGCGCAGTTATATTGAAGGATTCCAGCACACGTTGAATCTGACAGAAGAAGAGTGCTATATCAAGCCTTCATATGTGTCAGACTCTGAAGAAGTGATCGCGGCTAATAATGCCATGAACAGCTACTTAAAAGCGGAGATCACCTATGATTTCAACCCCAATACAGAGGTGGTAAACGCGGCTGTGATCTCTCAGTGGGTAACGGTCAATGATAAGATGGAAGTTACCTTTAATACAGATGCGGTAAAGCAATATATCCAGTCGCTGGCGGACAAATATGATACAAAAGGAAAATCCAGACAGTTTACCACAGCGACAGGGAATACGGTGACAGTAGAAGGCGGAAGTTATGGGTGGAAGATCGACCAGGATGCGGAATACAATGCGTTGGTCGCAAATATCCAGAATGGCGAAGTAGTAACAAGGGAACCGGAATACTCCAGCCGGGCGGCAAGCCATGGTTCTATTGACATTGGAACCACCTATGCGGAAGTGGACTTGACCAACCAGCATGCGTATTTCATTAAGGATGGTCAGGTGGTCCTGGATTCTCCGGTTGTAACGGGAAATCCTAATAAAGGAAATGGGACTCCGCAAGGAACTTATTCTTTGTCATATAAGACAAAAAACGCGGTGCTTCGGGGAGACCGGCTTCCTGACGGGTCTTATACCTATGAGTCACCGGTAAAATACTGGATGCCATTTAACGGCGGAATCGGATTCCACGATGCCTCCTGGCAGTCTTCTTTTGGCGGCGAACGCTACAAGACGAATGGATCCCATGGGTGTATCAACATGCCAACGGATCAGGCGGCAAAGATGTATGATCTGATCTCTGACGGTACGCCGGTGGTATGCCATTACTAA